Proteins from a single region of Pungitius pungitius chromosome 4, fPunPun2.1, whole genome shotgun sequence:
- the LOC119197435 gene encoding adhesion G-protein coupled receptor G5 isoform X1 yields the protein MEPRLTADLRAALVFFILLLSAGSSDNDLDLSFCGTWRHDSGALSLNVNLSTGCSEISISAGRSSLSIDGQITAQCSRSEVIPLKQLGLDSKEDTPFCLYWEPLLDLLKLQVGGKNLSLCWPSSVQGHCCTDLSHGPNAPEAIYGIINGKIKTDLITHKTLEAYKFIAASTDCKALCDQQIQGSTQVNVDPAVGNVQHPCAHSSEVDMKEGFRGRNVTAPATKGRPAESSTTVHLPPALKTAAKETSKVNCTFFNKISLFQESHKGNRLFNDVVGITVENEVIANLPEPIRIDFHHDVIPQHHSKKCVSWDTRKDPLLVNWLVDGCETREKGAKHTECLCNHLTYFSVLVQMEPRPVRHLLALTTITSLGCAVSVISCVAVFIFLCRKSRRCKEQSIPIHMGLVVSLGLLNLLFFFTGVLANVGGESLCVWVGAGLHYTLLSSFTWMGVEVFHTFWLVHMVFSPSPKACVWHLVGFALPVLPVIILVAVGDIYGVREVVPSDDVYNPYLMCWMKDTPKALLAHYFTNMTALAVLVISGLVMLFLVYSKIRIRDEWRQNRVAFLSIWGLSCLFGTSWGLTFLDFGPFSHFILFLFCILNAFQGFFLMLRFYMLDWMRKQAGGSTLGSTSTGSTRQHMLQAQEKS from the exons ATGGAGCCCCGTCTGACTGCTGATCTGAGGGCTGCACtcgtcttcttcatcctcctcctctctgcgg GCTCAAGTGACAATGATCTAGACCTGAGTTTTTGTGGGACGTGGCGCCATGACAGCGGCGCCCTGAGCCTGAACGTCAACCTCTCCACGGGCTGCAGTGAGATCTCCATCTCAGCGGGGCGCAGCTCCCTGTCCATCGACGGGCAGATCACGGCTCAGTGCAGCCGGTCCGAAGTGATTCCCCTCAAGCAGCTGGGCCTCGACTCCAAGGAGGACACTCCGTTCTGTCTGTACTGGGAGCCACTGCTGGACCTGTTGAAGCTGCAG GTGGGAGGGAAGAACCTGAGTCTGTGCTGGCCCAGCAGCGTGCAGGGCCACTGCTGCACCGATCTGTCACACGGCCCCAACGCACCTGAGGCAATCTACGGCATCATTAATGGAAAAATCAAGACCGATTtgatcacacacaaaacactggaAGCATACAAGTTCATTGCAGCTTCCACGGACTGCA aagcaTTATGTGACCAACAGATCCAGGGATCCACCCAAGTCAACGT GGACCCGGCTGTAGGGAATGTGCAGCATCCGTGTGCTCACAGCTCTGAGGTGGACATGAAGGAGGGTTTCAGAGGCCGTAACGTCACAGCGCCT GCCACTAAAGGTAGACCCGCAGAGTCCAGTACCACGGTCCACCTGCCCCCTGCTCTGAAGACAGCTGCCAAAGAGACCAGCAAGGTCAACTGCACTTTCTTCAACAAGATCTCCCTGTTCCAG GAGAGTCACAAGGGGAATAGGCTTTTCAACGATGTGGTGGGAATCACTGTGGAGAATGAGGTCATCGCTAATCTGCCTGAGCCAATCAGGATTGACTTTCACCACGATGTCATACCT caacaccattcaaagaaatgtgtgtcCTGGGACACCAGGAAAG ATCCATTGCTGGTGAATTGGTTGGTCGACGGATGTGAGACGCGAGAGAAAGGAGCGAAACACACCGAGTGCCTCTGCAACCATCTGACTTACTTCTCTGTGCTGGTG CAAATGGAGCCTCGCCCAGTGCGCCACCTCCTGGCCCTCACCACCATTACATCTCTGGGCTGTGCTGTGTCTGTAATCAGCTGTGTCGCTGTCTTCATTTTCCTCTGCAGGAAGAG cAGGCGGTGTAAGGAGCAGTCCATTCCCATCCACATGGGCCTAGTCGTGTCACTCGGCCTCCTCaacctgctcttcttcttcaccgGGGTCCTGGCCAACGTGGGAGGGGAGAGCCTCTGCGTCTGGGTGGGGGCGGGCCTCCACTACACGCTGCTCAGCTCCTTCACCTGGATGGGCGTAGAGGTGTTTCACACCTTCTGGTTGGTCCACATGGTTTTCAGCCCCTCCCCGAAGGCCTGTGTGTGGCACCTGGTCGGCTTCG ctctcccTGTACTGCCCGTAATCATCCTGGTTGCAGTGGGGGACATTTACGGAGTGAGAGAGGTGGTGCCAAGCGATGACGTCTACAATCCTTATCTGAT GTGCTGGATGAAAGACACCCCCAAGGCCTTGCTGGCCCACTATTTCACCAACATGACAGCCTTGGCCGTCCTGGTGATCTCGGGCTTAGTGATGCTCTTCCTGGTCTACAGCAAGATCCGCATCAGGGATGAATGGAGGCAGAACCGCGTGGCTTTTCTCAGCATCTGGGGCCTCAGCTGCCTCTTCGGGACATCTTGGGGTCTGACCTTCTTGGACTTTGGACCCTTCTCTCACTttatcctcttcctcttctgcatCCTCAATGCTTTTCAAG GTTTCTTCCTGATGCTGCGGTTCTACATGTTGGACTGGATGCGGAAGCAGGCCGGCGGCTCGACTCTGGGCAGCACCAGCACCGGCTCCACCCGGCAGCACATGCTACAGGCCCAGGAGAAGAGCTAG
- the LOC119197435 gene encoding adhesion G-protein coupled receptor G5 isoform X2 codes for MEPRLTADLRAALVFFILLLSAGSSDNDLDLSFCGTWRHDSGALSLNVNLSTGCSEISISAGRSSLSIDGQITAQCSRSEVIPLKQLGLDSKEDTPFCLYWEPLLDLLKLQVGGKNLSLCWPSSVQGHCCTDLSHGPNAPEAIYGIINGKIKTDLITHKTLEAYKFIAASTDCKALCDQQIQGSTQVNVDPAVGNVQHPCAHSSEVDMKEGFRGRNVTAPATKGRPAESSTTVHLPPALKTAAKETSKVNCTFFNKISLFQESHKGNRLFNDVVGITVENEVIANLPEPIRIDFHHDVIPQHHSKKCVSWDTRKDPLLVNWLVDGCETREKGAKHTECLCNHLTYFSVLVQMEPRPVRHLLALTTITSLGCAVSVISCVAVFIFLCRKRRCKEQSIPIHMGLVVSLGLLNLLFFFTGVLANVGGESLCVWVGAGLHYTLLSSFTWMGVEVFHTFWLVHMVFSPSPKACVWHLVGFALPVLPVIILVAVGDIYGVREVVPSDDVYNPYLMCWMKDTPKALLAHYFTNMTALAVLVISGLVMLFLVYSKIRIRDEWRQNRVAFLSIWGLSCLFGTSWGLTFLDFGPFSHFILFLFCILNAFQGFFLMLRFYMLDWMRKQAGGSTLGSTSTGSTRQHMLQAQEKS; via the exons ATGGAGCCCCGTCTGACTGCTGATCTGAGGGCTGCACtcgtcttcttcatcctcctcctctctgcgg GCTCAAGTGACAATGATCTAGACCTGAGTTTTTGTGGGACGTGGCGCCATGACAGCGGCGCCCTGAGCCTGAACGTCAACCTCTCCACGGGCTGCAGTGAGATCTCCATCTCAGCGGGGCGCAGCTCCCTGTCCATCGACGGGCAGATCACGGCTCAGTGCAGCCGGTCCGAAGTGATTCCCCTCAAGCAGCTGGGCCTCGACTCCAAGGAGGACACTCCGTTCTGTCTGTACTGGGAGCCACTGCTGGACCTGTTGAAGCTGCAG GTGGGAGGGAAGAACCTGAGTCTGTGCTGGCCCAGCAGCGTGCAGGGCCACTGCTGCACCGATCTGTCACACGGCCCCAACGCACCTGAGGCAATCTACGGCATCATTAATGGAAAAATCAAGACCGATTtgatcacacacaaaacactggaAGCATACAAGTTCATTGCAGCTTCCACGGACTGCA aagcaTTATGTGACCAACAGATCCAGGGATCCACCCAAGTCAACGT GGACCCGGCTGTAGGGAATGTGCAGCATCCGTGTGCTCACAGCTCTGAGGTGGACATGAAGGAGGGTTTCAGAGGCCGTAACGTCACAGCGCCT GCCACTAAAGGTAGACCCGCAGAGTCCAGTACCACGGTCCACCTGCCCCCTGCTCTGAAGACAGCTGCCAAAGAGACCAGCAAGGTCAACTGCACTTTCTTCAACAAGATCTCCCTGTTCCAG GAGAGTCACAAGGGGAATAGGCTTTTCAACGATGTGGTGGGAATCACTGTGGAGAATGAGGTCATCGCTAATCTGCCTGAGCCAATCAGGATTGACTTTCACCACGATGTCATACCT caacaccattcaaagaaatgtgtgtcCTGGGACACCAGGAAAG ATCCATTGCTGGTGAATTGGTTGGTCGACGGATGTGAGACGCGAGAGAAAGGAGCGAAACACACCGAGTGCCTCTGCAACCATCTGACTTACTTCTCTGTGCTGGTG CAAATGGAGCCTCGCCCAGTGCGCCACCTCCTGGCCCTCACCACCATTACATCTCTGGGCTGTGCTGTGTCTGTAATCAGCTGTGTCGCTGTCTTCATTTTCCTCTGCAGGAAGAG GCGGTGTAAGGAGCAGTCCATTCCCATCCACATGGGCCTAGTCGTGTCACTCGGCCTCCTCaacctgctcttcttcttcaccgGGGTCCTGGCCAACGTGGGAGGGGAGAGCCTCTGCGTCTGGGTGGGGGCGGGCCTCCACTACACGCTGCTCAGCTCCTTCACCTGGATGGGCGTAGAGGTGTTTCACACCTTCTGGTTGGTCCACATGGTTTTCAGCCCCTCCCCGAAGGCCTGTGTGTGGCACCTGGTCGGCTTCG ctctcccTGTACTGCCCGTAATCATCCTGGTTGCAGTGGGGGACATTTACGGAGTGAGAGAGGTGGTGCCAAGCGATGACGTCTACAATCCTTATCTGAT GTGCTGGATGAAAGACACCCCCAAGGCCTTGCTGGCCCACTATTTCACCAACATGACAGCCTTGGCCGTCCTGGTGATCTCGGGCTTAGTGATGCTCTTCCTGGTCTACAGCAAGATCCGCATCAGGGATGAATGGAGGCAGAACCGCGTGGCTTTTCTCAGCATCTGGGGCCTCAGCTGCCTCTTCGGGACATCTTGGGGTCTGACCTTCTTGGACTTTGGACCCTTCTCTCACTttatcctcttcctcttctgcatCCTCAATGCTTTTCAAG GTTTCTTCCTGATGCTGCGGTTCTACATGTTGGACTGGATGCGGAAGCAGGCCGGCGGCTCGACTCTGGGCAGCACCAGCACCGGCTCCACCCGGCAGCACATGCTACAGGCCCAGGAGAAGAGCTAG